The following are encoded together in the Flavihumibacter fluvii genome:
- a CDS encoding SAM hydrolase/SAM-dependent halogenase family protein — protein MSLLTLTSDIGNQDYLAAAIKGQLLQIDPGFTIIDITHQISPFNYPQAAYICRNAIRHFPEFTFHLVMVNLFEQKPDQLILAFHQNQYILCADNGLLGMILEERPEMVIGLPCDKMAIRSTLYCAGVFGNAIAAISRGERLTSIGEPDVVYLEKNPLKPLLSDTWIEGQIIYIDNFENVIVNITREQFEAQRKGRRFSIVFKRDEVIEKISETYADVPEGEKLALFNSAGYLEIAINKGNAAGLFGLQGYLEQAQNAYLQNRLFYQTVKILFA, from the coding sequence ATGTCATTACTCACCTTAACCTCAGATATTGGCAACCAGGATTACCTGGCAGCGGCTATTAAAGGCCAGCTGCTTCAGATCGATCCGGGATTTACCATTATTGATATTACTCACCAGATCAGTCCGTTCAATTATCCTCAGGCCGCTTATATCTGCCGGAACGCCATCCGACATTTTCCCGAATTCACATTCCACCTGGTGATGGTGAACCTGTTTGAACAAAAACCTGACCAGCTGATCCTGGCTTTCCACCAAAACCAGTATATTCTTTGTGCTGATAACGGGTTGCTGGGCATGATCCTGGAAGAAAGGCCGGAAATGGTGATTGGCCTGCCATGCGATAAAATGGCGATCCGCAGCACTTTATATTGTGCCGGCGTTTTTGGAAATGCAATAGCAGCTATCAGCCGGGGGGAAAGACTCACGTCAATTGGCGAACCTGATGTGGTTTACCTTGAAAAGAATCCGCTGAAACCCTTACTAAGCGATACCTGGATAGAAGGGCAAATCATCTATATTGATAATTTTGAGAATGTAATTGTGAATATTACCAGGGAACAATTTGAAGCCCAACGGAAAGGTCGACGGTTTTCGATCGTTTTTAAGCGTGACGAAGTGATCGAAAAAATCTCAGAAACCTATGCCGATGTGCCCGAAGGGGAAAAACTGGCCCTCTTCAATTCGGCCGGTTACCTTGAAATTGCGATCAATAAAGGCAATGCAGCCGGGTTATTTGGGTTGCAAGGTTACCTGGAACAAGCCCAGAATGCCTACCTTCAAAATCGCCTATTTTATCAAACTGTTAAGATCTTATTTGCATAA
- a CDS encoding 1-phosphofructokinase family hexose kinase, which translates to MPNLVTITFSPCIDKSVTVPVLLPEKKLHCTEPILEPGGGGINIARAINKLGYSATAIYPAGGCTGAQFSSILATEHVPVIVIESKYEMRVNLNVLNEATNLQYRFIMPGIELLPGEWQACLNAIDSIKDPSYIIVSGSLPPGVPIDIFHQIAGIARQKKARLIVDTSREALLQLKDCGVFLLKPNLSELSMLAGRNEIHLEQIESVAREVIANGYCEMMVVSIGSTGAMLVTKDKVFRAIPPAVKIKGTVGAGDSMVAGLVISLNLGKSFEDTIRYAVACGTAACLNAGTALCNQQDVERLLSLTRVFNA; encoded by the coding sequence ATGCCAAACCTGGTTACAATAACGTTTAGTCCATGTATCGACAAAAGTGTTACGGTTCCAGTATTGCTTCCTGAAAAGAAATTGCATTGCACTGAACCCATACTTGAGCCTGGAGGTGGTGGTATTAATATTGCGAGGGCCATCAATAAACTTGGCTATTCAGCCACTGCCATTTACCCGGCGGGCGGATGTACCGGTGCTCAATTCAGCAGTATACTAGCCACAGAACATGTTCCTGTTATTGTGATTGAAAGCAAATATGAGATGAGGGTGAATCTGAACGTACTTAATGAGGCCACCAACCTTCAGTACCGCTTTATAATGCCAGGTATTGAATTACTGCCTGGTGAGTGGCAAGCATGCCTAAATGCGATTGATAGTATAAAAGATCCATCCTATATAATTGTTAGCGGTAGTCTTCCACCCGGGGTCCCAATTGATATATTCCATCAGATTGCTGGAATTGCCAGGCAAAAAAAAGCAAGGCTGATTGTCGATACTTCCAGGGAGGCTTTATTACAGTTGAAAGATTGTGGCGTTTTCCTGTTAAAACCCAATCTTTCAGAGTTGAGTATGCTGGCTGGTCGAAATGAAATCCACCTTGAACAAATTGAATCCGTGGCAAGAGAGGTGATCGCTAATGGGTATTGTGAAATGATGGTTGTTTCAATCGGTTCCACCGGAGCCATGCTGGTCACTAAAGACAAGGTGTTCAGGGCTATCCCACCAGCTGTTAAAATTAAAGGTACCGTTGGTGCCGGAGATAGCATGGTAGCTGGCCTGGTTATCAGCTTAAACCTAGGCAAATCATTTGAAGATACAATCCGTTATGCAGTGGCCTGCGGAACGGCTGCGTGCCTGAATGCTGGTACAGCACTTTGCAACCAGCAGGATGTAGAGCGATTGCTTTCCCTGACCAGGGTTTTTAATGCATGA
- the ppsA gene encoding phosphoenolpyruvate synthase has translation MKEYIKQFAAIGIADIPSVGGKNASLGEMFTKLGAKGIAVPDGFATTSIAFEEFLENNSLHLQLRQLMTQLDHEQFSNLQLIGEKARGLILSGKFSPSFTLAVRNAYQFLSGQTPISVAVRSSATAEDLPQASFAGQHESYLNITGEEALLRAIQMCYASLYTDRAIKYREDNGFQHEKVALSVGVQKMVRSDIAAAGVAFTLEPESGFRDIVLISGVWGLGENIVQGAVTPDEFYVFKPTLKAGKSAIIQKKLGEKARTMIYQPLDEHLNTTINIPTPIEKKDEFVLSNEEVTRLGKWCVLIEEHYQKPMDIEWAKDGLTNELFIVQARPETVHSLKNPYLIQEYKLVEKGTLLTKGNAIGTKIAHGTARVLSSPKDAFKLRKGDIVVTDITSPDWDPILKNAGGIITNKGGRTSHASIVARELGVPAVVGCSDATNAIKDGEMITVSCAEGKTGFVYRGQLKHIETALDFTTTKKPKSMEVMLIAGDPDQAFKLSFYPNDGIGLLRMEFIITHAVQVHPMALVKFSALKDKEVITKIDNLTRLYPDKKEYFVDKLAQGIASFAAAFFPKTVIVRMSDFKTNEYANLVGGKDFEPKEENPMLGFRGASRYYNELYREGFQLECEAIKRVRNEMGFYNIKVMIPFCRTIEEGNKVIAEMQKNGLDRNLDKKLEIYVMAEIPSNVILAEEFAKIFDGFSIGSNDLTQLVLGIDRDSALISSLFSEQNAAVKEMIAIVIQKAIKAGVKIGLCGQAPSDYPEFAQFLVEQGINSISFNPDAIVKGIENIIHAKPGYNNV, from the coding sequence ATGAAAGAATATATTAAGCAATTTGCCGCCATTGGTATAGCAGATATTCCATCCGTTGGTGGCAAGAATGCATCCTTGGGCGAAATGTTTACTAAGTTGGGGGCGAAAGGAATAGCTGTTCCGGATGGTTTCGCCACAACCTCAATTGCTTTTGAAGAATTCCTGGAGAATAACTCTTTACATCTTCAGCTTCGCCAATTAATGACGCAATTAGATCACGAACAGTTTTCTAACTTACAACTTATCGGAGAAAAGGCGCGTGGATTAATATTAAGTGGGAAGTTTTCTCCTTCATTTACACTGGCTGTAAGAAATGCCTACCAGTTCTTGTCAGGTCAGACTCCCATTTCCGTTGCCGTCAGGAGCAGTGCAACTGCAGAAGATCTTCCACAGGCAAGTTTTGCCGGGCAACATGAATCTTATCTAAATATTACTGGTGAAGAGGCTTTGCTACGGGCTATCCAAATGTGTTATGCTTCTCTGTATACAGACAGGGCCATAAAGTACCGAGAAGATAATGGGTTTCAACACGAAAAAGTTGCTCTGTCAGTCGGCGTCCAGAAAATGGTCAGGAGTGATATTGCAGCTGCTGGTGTAGCTTTTACACTGGAACCAGAATCTGGGTTTAGGGATATAGTATTAATCAGCGGCGTTTGGGGTTTAGGAGAAAATATTGTGCAGGGTGCAGTAACACCAGATGAATTTTACGTATTCAAGCCCACATTAAAGGCAGGAAAATCTGCCATTATCCAGAAAAAACTGGGAGAGAAAGCCAGAACAATGATCTACCAACCATTAGATGAACACCTGAATACTACCATTAACATCCCAACCCCTATTGAGAAAAAAGATGAATTTGTATTAAGTAATGAAGAGGTAACCCGTTTAGGAAAATGGTGTGTGCTAATTGAAGAACATTACCAGAAGCCAATGGACATCGAATGGGCTAAAGACGGATTGACCAATGAACTATTTATTGTACAGGCCCGGCCAGAAACAGTTCATTCCCTGAAGAATCCATACCTAATACAAGAATATAAATTGGTAGAAAAAGGAACCCTGCTGACCAAGGGCAATGCCATTGGGACAAAAATAGCGCATGGAACGGCCCGGGTACTATCATCTCCCAAAGATGCATTCAAGCTTCGTAAAGGTGATATTGTGGTAACCGATATCACCAGCCCCGACTGGGACCCGATCTTAAAAAATGCGGGGGGAATAATTACCAATAAAGGAGGAAGAACCAGCCATGCATCAATAGTTGCGCGGGAACTTGGTGTACCGGCAGTAGTGGGATGCAGTGATGCAACCAACGCAATAAAGGACGGGGAAATGATAACTGTATCCTGCGCTGAAGGGAAGACCGGATTTGTCTACCGGGGCCAGTTAAAACACATTGAGACAGCGCTTGATTTTACAACTACGAAAAAACCAAAGAGCATGGAAGTAATGCTGATTGCCGGCGATCCGGACCAGGCTTTCAAACTATCTTTTTATCCAAATGATGGCATTGGTTTGCTGCGCATGGAATTTATTATAACCCATGCGGTGCAAGTGCACCCAATGGCACTGGTTAAATTTTCAGCATTAAAAGACAAAGAGGTCATTACAAAAATTGACAACCTGACACGGCTATATCCAGATAAAAAAGAATATTTTGTCGACAAGTTAGCACAGGGTATTGCCAGTTTTGCAGCAGCATTTTTCCCAAAAACAGTCATTGTAAGGATGAGTGATTTTAAAACAAATGAATACGCCAACCTGGTTGGTGGGAAAGATTTTGAGCCGAAAGAAGAAAATCCGATGCTGGGTTTCAGGGGGGCTTCACGATATTATAATGAACTTTACCGGGAAGGATTCCAACTGGAATGCGAAGCCATCAAAAGGGTTAGGAATGAAATGGGGTTTTATAATATTAAAGTGATGATTCCTTTCTGCCGCACTATTGAAGAGGGAAACAAGGTGATTGCGGAAATGCAAAAAAATGGGCTTGACAGGAACCTGGACAAAAAATTGGAAATATATGTGATGGCCGAAATTCCATCCAATGTTATTCTTGCTGAAGAATTTGCTAAAATATTTGATGGATTTTCCATCGGGTCTAATGACCTCACCCAATTAGTTTTAGGTATTGACCGTGACTCGGCACTTATCAGCAGTCTGTTTTCAGAGCAAAACGCAGCAGTTAAGGAGATGATCGCCATAGTTATACAAAAAGCGATTAAAGCAGGTGTGAAAATCGGTTTATGCGGGCAGGCACCAAGTGATTATCCTGAATTTGCGCAATTCCTGGTAGAACAGGGCATTAATAGTATTTCATTTAACCCAGATGCCATTGTAAAAGGCATTGAAAATATCATCCATGCCAAACCTGGTTACAATAACGTTTAG
- a CDS encoding glycosyltransferase family 117 protein translates to MNFNKVNNIVGWVVCAIACSVYLLTMEATASLWDCGEFISSVYKLQVPHPPGAPLFVILGRLFIVLFGAGNPARAINIMSALSSGFTILFLFWTITHFAKKLVGNGSAALTGQQTFAAMSAGVVGALAYTFSDSFWFSAVEGEVYALSSLFTALVFWAILKWEHNADKPGADKWIVFIFFMMGLSIGVHLLNLLTIPAIVMVYYFKRYEPTPWGTFRAFIIGCLITGFVQVAVIQWTVKLAGWFDIRFVNNFGMPFFSGFIFFFVLLSVLLWFGLSLAKKNHWNFLRLGIWCVIFMLLGYSSYITTMIRSNANPAVDMYNVDNPNSLVGYLGRDQYGDFPLLYGQVFTASPTDYEQTSMKYSKGEKSYEEVGYDIKPVYAAEDKMIFPRVWDASNDQGHANFYKDWLGLADGEKPNMGDNINFFFNYQMNWMYWRYFMWNFAGKQNDIQGFGPGNARDGNWISGISPIDNVRLGNQDALPDSIKNNKAHNKLFFLPMILGIFGAMYQYFAKRRDFLVVGLLFFFTGIAIVLYLNQAGNQPRERDYAYVGSFYAFAIWIGLGVLQVREWLMRKASEPISNYGAAFLCLLAVPVIMGSQEWDDHDRSKKVLARDLAKDYLESCPPNAILFTYGDNDTYPLWYAQEVENIRPDIRVINNSLLGIDWYINQLRYKINESAPIDVIWSEEQIRGRNRDYIVYNPRPDVNQEKFYDLYDVMKNVVGSEDPAFKVALQGGETINYLPAKKFILGVDESLVRGNGTVNKDDSVLSQVPVVIPENKSTLLKNDLAILNIIAANKWKRPICFTAPYTASELGFANYVRKDGMTYRLVPVANNTGFNTDWMVDKLRTKFGFGSADIKGVYFDEQNRLHLNSIRAAYADGAASLADLNRKDEAKQLLDMADKGILEVNMPYAMVSKNNQHNYFNFKFLEAAYKAGHKDLADRVSKELHKDFEQQIKYYSQLPERKQEAMRSEISGTQQLMQMLDMLDKNYKGGSIIQPSPESLSPVQEPADSGKK, encoded by the coding sequence ATGAATTTTAACAAAGTGAACAACATTGTCGGCTGGGTGGTTTGCGCCATAGCCTGTTCGGTGTACCTGTTGACAATGGAAGCCACTGCCAGTTTATGGGATTGTGGTGAATTTATTTCCAGCGTATATAAACTTCAGGTGCCGCACCCACCAGGTGCCCCCCTGTTTGTGATTTTGGGCCGTCTGTTTATTGTGCTTTTTGGCGCAGGCAATCCAGCCAGAGCCATAAATATCATGAGCGCCCTTAGCAGTGGTTTTACCATTCTTTTCCTTTTCTGGACCATTACCCATTTTGCTAAAAAATTAGTCGGAAATGGCAGTGCCGCATTAACCGGTCAGCAGACATTTGCGGCGATGAGTGCCGGTGTGGTAGGTGCTCTTGCATATACCTTCAGTGATTCTTTCTGGTTCAGTGCCGTGGAAGGTGAAGTTTATGCCTTATCATCATTATTTACGGCTCTTGTATTCTGGGCTATTCTGAAATGGGAACATAACGCTGATAAGCCGGGTGCCGATAAATGGATTGTCTTTATCTTTTTTATGATGGGTCTTTCCATTGGCGTTCACCTGCTGAACCTTTTGACCATCCCGGCAATCGTAATGGTCTATTATTTCAAAAGATACGAGCCCACTCCATGGGGTACTTTCCGGGCATTTATTATTGGCTGCCTGATCACAGGATTTGTTCAGGTTGCCGTTATCCAATGGACGGTAAAACTGGCAGGTTGGTTTGATATCCGTTTTGTGAACAATTTTGGCATGCCTTTCTTTTCTGGCTTTATTTTCTTTTTTGTGTTATTGTCTGTTCTATTATGGTTTGGCCTTTCATTGGCCAAAAAGAACCACTGGAACTTTTTACGCCTGGGTATATGGTGCGTGATCTTCATGTTATTGGGGTATTCCAGTTATATCACTACTATGATCCGTTCCAATGCCAATCCGGCTGTGGACATGTATAATGTTGATAACCCCAACTCATTGGTGGGATATCTTGGGCGGGATCAATATGGCGATTTTCCGCTATTATATGGACAGGTTTTTACGGCTTCCCCTACTGATTACGAACAAACTTCAATGAAGTACAGTAAAGGTGAAAAATCTTATGAGGAAGTTGGGTATGATATCAAACCGGTTTACGCAGCTGAAGATAAAATGATCTTTCCCCGTGTCTGGGACGCCAGCAACGACCAGGGCCATGCTAATTTCTATAAGGATTGGCTGGGATTGGCTGATGGTGAAAAACCTAATATGGGTGACAATATCAATTTCTTTTTCAATTACCAGATGAACTGGATGTATTGGCGGTATTTCATGTGGAATTTTGCCGGAAAACAGAATGATATCCAGGGCTTTGGTCCGGGTAATGCCCGTGATGGCAACTGGATAAGTGGGATATCTCCGATTGATAATGTTCGTCTGGGTAACCAGGATGCGTTACCTGATAGTATCAAGAACAATAAGGCACATAATAAATTGTTCTTCCTGCCTATGATTTTGGGCATATTCGGCGCGATGTACCAATATTTTGCCAAGAGGCGCGATTTCCTGGTGGTTGGACTGCTGTTCTTCTTTACAGGTATCGCCATCGTTTTATACCTGAACCAGGCGGGTAACCAGCCCAGGGAGCGTGATTATGCTTATGTGGGTTCATTCTATGCTTTTGCCATCTGGATTGGTTTAGGCGTTTTACAGGTGAGGGAATGGCTCATGCGAAAGGCTTCCGAACCAATTTCTAATTATGGTGCCGCCTTCCTGTGTTTACTTGCTGTACCCGTCATTATGGGTTCACAGGAATGGGATGACCATGATCGCAGTAAAAAAGTGCTGGCCCGCGACCTGGCTAAAGATTACCTCGAAAGCTGTCCACCTAACGCAATTTTATTCACCTATGGCGATAACGATACCTATCCCTTATGGTATGCGCAGGAAGTTGAAAATATTCGTCCGGATATCCGTGTAATCAACAACAGTTTACTGGGTATCGACTGGTATATTAACCAACTCAGGTACAAAATCAATGAAAGTGCACCAATAGATGTTATCTGGTCTGAAGAACAGATCAGGGGCCGTAACCGTGATTACATTGTTTATAATCCGCGACCGGATGTTAACCAGGAGAAGTTCTATGACCTCTATGATGTGATGAAAAATGTAGTAGGAAGTGAGGATCCGGCCTTTAAAGTTGCCCTGCAGGGTGGCGAAACAATCAACTACCTGCCGGCAAAAAAATTCATCCTGGGTGTTGATGAAAGTCTGGTGCGCGGTAATGGAACAGTCAATAAAGATGATAGTGTGTTAAGTCAGGTACCGGTTGTTATACCTGAAAACAAAAGCACTTTATTAAAGAATGATCTTGCCATACTGAACATTATAGCAGCAAACAAATGGAAACGTCCCATTTGCTTTACCGCACCTTACACCGCTTCTGAGTTGGGCTTTGCCAATTATGTCCGGAAAGATGGGATGACGTATCGGCTGGTACCTGTAGCCAATAATACTGGCTTTAATACAGATTGGATGGTTGATAAGTTGCGTACCAAATTTGGTTTTGGCAGTGCGGATATAAAAGGTGTTTATTTTGATGAGCAAAACAGGTTGCACCTGAATAGTATCCGGGCAGCTTATGCGGATGGCGCAGCCAGCCTTGCCGACCTGAACCGTAAAGATGAAGCCAAACAATTACTGGATATGGCCGATAAAGGGATTTTGGAAGTAAATATGCCATATGCGATGGTGAGTAAAAACAACCAACACAATTATTTCAACTTCAAATTCCTGGAAGCCGCTTATAAAGCTGGCCACAAGGATTTGGCTGACCGGGTCTCAAAAGAATTGCACAAGGATTTTGAGCAGCAGATCAAATATTACAGCCAGTTACCCGAAAGGAAACAAGAAGCAATGCGTTCAGAAATTTCCGGCACACAACAATTGATGCAAATGCTCGATATGCTCGACAAAAACTATAAAGGCGGAAGCATTATCCAACCTTCCCCCGAAAGTTTGTCACCGGTTCAGGAACCGGCCGACAGTGGAAAGAAATAA
- a CDS encoding SDR family oxidoreductase — MSSFFTNKVIAITGGSEGIGKALIDALIPLGAKVATCGRNYDKLYNLQMEYTNVMLHTVVADVSKESECRKFIESTIETFGDIDILINNAGISMRALFEEADTEVFRKVMDVNFFGSVYCTKYALPSLIRRQGVILGISSIAGYRGLPGRSAYSASKFALQGWLEALRTELLEKEVHVMWVSPGFTASNIRNAALDATARSHGKTPMDEEKMMPAAECAEHILHAIEKRKRSEVLTFTGKRTVFMNKFFPAWADKLTHNFFFKDGKLVK; from the coding sequence ATGTCTTCTTTCTTTACCAATAAAGTAATTGCCATCACCGGCGGTAGTGAAGGTATCGGCAAAGCGCTGATCGATGCATTGATCCCACTTGGTGCAAAAGTTGCGACTTGCGGACGAAACTATGACAAGTTGTACAATCTCCAGATGGAATATACCAATGTCATGTTGCACACTGTGGTTGCAGATGTAAGTAAGGAATCGGAATGCCGGAAATTTATTGAGTCTACGATTGAGACTTTTGGAGATATTGATATATTGATTAATAATGCCGGGATATCCATGCGTGCATTGTTTGAAGAAGCAGATACTGAAGTCTTCCGGAAAGTAATGGATGTAAACTTTTTTGGCAGTGTTTATTGTACCAAATATGCCCTTCCTTCGCTGATTCGCCGGCAGGGGGTGATATTAGGGATTTCTTCCATTGCAGGCTACCGGGGACTACCGGGAAGAAGTGCTTATTCCGCTTCAAAATTTGCTTTACAGGGATGGCTGGAGGCATTGCGCACAGAATTGCTGGAAAAGGAAGTACATGTGATGTGGGTATCACCTGGCTTTACTGCTTCCAATATCAGGAATGCAGCCCTGGATGCAACTGCCAGGTCACATGGAAAAACACCCATGGATGAAGAAAAAATGATGCCTGCAGCCGAATGTGCTGAACATATCCTCCATGCTATTGAAAAAAGAAAACGCAGTGAGGTACTAACCTTTACGGGTAAACGAACCGTGTTCATGAATAAGTTTTTCCCGGCATGGGCCGATAAACTGACGCACAACTTTTTTTTCAAGGATGGCAAATTGGTGAAATAG